One stretch of Pelmatolapia mariae isolate MD_Pm_ZW linkage group LG3_W, Pm_UMD_F_2, whole genome shotgun sequence DNA includes these proteins:
- the LOC134616937 gene encoding tripartite motif-containing protein 16-like isoform X1, protein MEHSNHLDRETFSCSICLDLLKDPVTIPCGHSYCMNCIKTHFDEEDRKGIHSCPQCRKTFTPRPVLEKNIMLAALVEQLKKTGLQAAPADHCYAGPEDVACDVCTGRKLKAIKSCLVCLASYCEKHLQPHYDAAPLQKHKLMAPSKKLQENICSRHDEVMKIFCRTDQQSICYLCLMDEHKGHETVPAAAERTEKQKELEVRRLNIQQRIQEREKDVKLLQQEVEAINGSADKAVEDNEKMFTELIRLIQKRSSDVKQQVRSQQETEVSRVKELQEKLEQEISELKRKDGELEQLSHTEDHNQFLHNYPSLSALSESTHSSSINIRPLSYFEDVTAAVSETRDKLQDILREEWTNISLTVTEEDVLLSPPEPKTRAGFLKYSHEITLDPNTAHTHLLLSEGNRKVTTVKQQQSYSDHPDRFTGWLQVLSTESLTGRCYWEVEWRGRGVGVAVAYKNISRAGSADECKFGFNDKSWSLRYDSNGFQFWHNNVHTVLSGPRSSRVGVYLDHRAGILSFYSVSETMTLLHRVQTTFTQPLYAGLRFFYYDNDTAEVIKLK, encoded by the exons aTGGAGCACTCCAATCAT CTGGACCGAGAAACCTTCTCTTGTTCAATCTGCTTGGATTTACTGAAGGATCCGGTGACTattccctgtggacacagctactgcatgaactgtattaaaacccactttgatgaagaggacaggaagggaatccacagctgccctcagtgcaggAAGACTTTCACACCGAGGCCTGTCCTGGAGAAAAACATCATGTTAGCAGCTTtagtggagcagctgaagaagactggactccaagctgctccagctgatcactgctatgctggacctgaagatgtggcctgtgatgtctgcactgggaGGAAGCTGAAAGCCATCAAGTCCTGTTTAGTCTGTCTGGcctcttactgtgagaaacacctccAACCTCACTATGATGCAGCTCCATTACAGAAACACAAGCTGATGGccccctccaagaagctccaggagaacatctgctctcgtcatgatgaggtgatgaagattttctgtcgtactgatcagcagagtatctgttatctctgcttgatggatgaacataaaggccatgaaacagtcccagctgcagcagaaaggactgagaagcagaaggagctcgaggtgagacgactaaacatccagcagagaatccaggagcgagagaaagatgtgaagctgcttcaacaggaggtggaggccatcaatggCTCTGCTGATAAAGCAGTGGAGGACAATGAAAAgatgttcactgagctgatccgtctcatccagaaaagaagctctgatgtgaagcagcaggtcagatcccagcaggaaactgaagtgagtcgagtcaaagagcttcaggagaagctggagcaggagatctctgagctgaagaggaaagacggcgagctggagcagctctcacacacagaggatcacaaccagtttctacacaactacccctcactgtcagcactcagtgagtctacacactcatccagcatcaatattcgtcctctgagctactttgaggatgtgacagcagctgtgtcagagaccagagataaactacaggacattctgagagaggaatggacaaacatctcactgacagtcactgaagaggatgttttactgtcaccaccagagccaaagaccagagctggattcttaaaatattcacatgaaatcacactggatccaaacacagcacacacacatctgttattatctgaggggaacagaaaagtaacaacagtgaaacaacaacagtcttattctgatcatccagacagattcactGGATGGCTTCAAGTCCTGAGCAcagagagtctgactggacgttgttactgggaggtggagtggagagggagaggagttGGTGTTGCAGTGGCATACAAGAATATCAGCAGAGCAGGGAGCGCTGATGAATGTAAATTTGGATTCAATGACAAATCTTGGTCTTTACGTTATGATTCAAATGGTTTTCAGTTTTGGCACAACAATGTCCACACTGTCCTCTCAGGTCCTCGgtcctccagagtaggagtgtacctggatcacagagcaggtattctgtctttctacagcgtctctgaaaccatgactctcctccacagagtccagaccacattcactcagccgctctatgctggacttCGGTTCTTTTATTATGACAATGACACTGCAGAGGTCATTAAACTGAAATAG
- the LOC134616937 gene encoding tripartite motif-containing protein 16-like isoform X2 has translation MAQKGVQLDRETFSCSICLDLLKDPVTIPCGHSYCMNCIKTHFDEEDRKGIHSCPQCRKTFTPRPVLEKNIMLAALVEQLKKTGLQAAPADHCYAGPEDVACDVCTGRKLKAIKSCLVCLASYCEKHLQPHYDAAPLQKHKLMAPSKKLQENICSRHDEVMKIFCRTDQQSICYLCLMDEHKGHETVPAAAERTEKQKELEVRRLNIQQRIQEREKDVKLLQQEVEAINGSADKAVEDNEKMFTELIRLIQKRSSDVKQQVRSQQETEVSRVKELQEKLEQEISELKRKDGELEQLSHTEDHNQFLHNYPSLSALSESTHSSSINIRPLSYFEDVTAAVSETRDKLQDILREEWTNISLTVTEEDVLLSPPEPKTRAGFLKYSHEITLDPNTAHTHLLLSEGNRKVTTVKQQQSYSDHPDRFTGWLQVLSTESLTGRCYWEVEWRGRGVGVAVAYKNISRAGSADECKFGFNDKSWSLRYDSNGFQFWHNNVHTVLSGPRSSRVGVYLDHRAGILSFYSVSETMTLLHRVQTTFTQPLYAGLRFFYYDNDTAEVIKLK, from the coding sequence ATGGCACAGAAAGGAGTTCAGCTGGACCGAGAAACCTTCTCTTGTTCAATCTGCTTGGATTTACTGAAGGATCCGGTGACTattccctgtggacacagctactgcatgaactgtattaaaacccactttgatgaagaggacaggaagggaatccacagctgccctcagtgcaggAAGACTTTCACACCGAGGCCTGTCCTGGAGAAAAACATCATGTTAGCAGCTTtagtggagcagctgaagaagactggactccaagctgctccagctgatcactgctatgctggacctgaagatgtggcctgtgatgtctgcactgggaGGAAGCTGAAAGCCATCAAGTCCTGTTTAGTCTGTCTGGcctcttactgtgagaaacacctccAACCTCACTATGATGCAGCTCCATTACAGAAACACAAGCTGATGGccccctccaagaagctccaggagaacatctgctctcgtcatgatgaggtgatgaagattttctgtcgtactgatcagcagagtatctgttatctctgcttgatggatgaacataaaggccatgaaacagtcccagctgcagcagaaaggactgagaagcagaaggagctcgaggtgagacgactaaacatccagcagagaatccaggagcgagagaaagatgtgaagctgcttcaacaggaggtggaggccatcaatggCTCTGCTGATAAAGCAGTGGAGGACAATGAAAAgatgttcactgagctgatccgtctcatccagaaaagaagctctgatgtgaagcagcaggtcagatcccagcaggaaactgaagtgagtcgagtcaaagagcttcaggagaagctggagcaggagatctctgagctgaagaggaaagacggcgagctggagcagctctcacacacagaggatcacaaccagtttctacacaactacccctcactgtcagcactcagtgagtctacacactcatccagcatcaatattcgtcctctgagctactttgaggatgtgacagcagctgtgtcagagaccagagataaactacaggacattctgagagaggaatggacaaacatctcactgacagtcactgaagaggatgttttactgtcaccaccagagccaaagaccagagctggattcttaaaatattcacatgaaatcacactggatccaaacacagcacacacacatctgttattatctgaggggaacagaaaagtaacaacagtgaaacaacaacagtcttattctgatcatccagacagattcactGGATGGCTTCAAGTCCTGAGCAcagagagtctgactggacgttgttactgggaggtggagtggagagggagaggagttGGTGTTGCAGTGGCATACAAGAATATCAGCAGAGCAGGGAGCGCTGATGAATGTAAATTTGGATTCAATGACAAATCTTGGTCTTTACGTTATGATTCAAATGGTTTTCAGTTTTGGCACAACAATGTCCACACTGTCCTCTCAGGTCCTCGgtcctccagagtaggagtgtacctggatcacagagcaggtattctgtctttctacagcgtctctgaaaccatgactctcctccacagagtccagaccacattcactcagccgctctatgctggacttCGGTTCTTTTATTATGACAATGACACTGCAGAGGTCATTAAACTGAAATAG